cttttaattattatgaataagcctatggaatccatactcataataactaatatactgtcttacatagaagtataaaattatgtacagtatatgaaaatgtatttttctcaccatgagtggtaaaacctggtgtgtctatgaagtggtTCTCTTCCTGCCTAGGCCAAGGCTGGTCGGTTCTCctggggtaaaaactcattctccacctgaaaaatagaaagaatagaaagagagaaagatctagaaaaaatagaGAGATTTGTTAGTTTTGTATTGATAGTAATCCACAGAGCAAAATGTCTTGCGACttgttctgagcttttcagcatcaaaactgaatccaaacattccaccttcccaaccaaacattctaatccaaacattccaaagttgagtagcacgtcatatcacaatttcctattttttttaaccaaaacaccaaatcagccaggctgctaaaataacctgatgcagcctggcttgtacccaaagggttcataccagagaccgtatatataatatatcagtagcgaaccgtgaccattaaaagtgggcccgctcccccacccccctttcctaattaactgcaataaataaaaaataaaaaactgagacagtacagctttagaaacgcaataaacaataatatatgtactagataactttttaagcaaaataaggttccaacaaaataaggtccaCAACTCCTTGTTCGTccttgtaaacaacgcgcacgtcaGTTAATGTCAGCTAGCgtcaccacagcgggcggaaatgatcatacagttaagcccgcccactaagagggaagatatgattggtcaattttactgtcatttgaaactgtttGGTGTAGGGATGTTActatatttccggttggtatgcggaagtgctgATGTTATGGCCGAGcctaaattcacaaggtgcctcttggagttcccgtcaacgatgtgcgtcgtattgtcagagcatcaagtacaacgccacagagtaaacttgaaaagggtttcgagttctacgtttcatcctacctctgcaattttgaaggtaagtggccgacgctagttagctagctagcctgatgtggcagtctaatgaagtgatgttgtttttagtaacgaaccaacctgtcctagtactagaaatgccttttaaaacatgtttgtatttctgatggaagtatcaggcaaaagtaaggctaacgagataacagtgagggctcactgctacagatctatgaagaaaacagatacgccacaccagctgagagtaggactggttaaaatgacacgagttctgttcagtgtcacgttcaaagttctgttgaacaagttcaaaagtgagttcaacacaagttcaatcttttatccttgctcttacttcacgtaagctgtgataaccataggcattggttttcaaagcttacaatggtagccaaatgcagagtagctgagtgggaatcattagcagtctattttgcctatagtaaacaaatgggagtttattttacagttcgagctattgttatctacctctatgactcaaaagcagaatatagtccacctcagctattcttcaaactgcattttctaaaatctgtcaatctgtctttcaaatctttcatcttaacttctttattaacatatggcttcaacacttacacctattaacatattctgataacactcttcaagaagcagttgaagtaaaacctgcactgttctgttgttggtggaaacaacaaaacaatataaatataagtaggcctgtttcactcctatgtgtaagcatttcatctggagtgaaaatgaagtttaaatctaaaatatattcagtttatagttgctcagtgaactagtagattgaaccatgcacaacactgtagaatagaaagacagtatagccaagtgttttaagagtgatgcaaaacagcacaaacgttacatgagacaatggacaagtgacattcaccactaacaacatgatgggacagatattgcgcctattgacattgctgaagtcttcttttcaagatattaaattttgcctcttgtgtatttcagagacattacgtgattcaatgccagttgtgctcattaacagcaactgctcttgtgttgctggttgtggaatctgcaaccacttggttgcattgcttttccagactgctcattattctgaatctggcatgtctgtcgtgcctcctgtcctttcatgcacacagacagaacagaagtggcataaaccacgaacaatggtttgtcttatttcattatttaatgttagttaatgtatcacagtcactttactaacaccatcttttaaattaatagggggtgaagcttggacccgtggatgccatggttgtcctaaagccaaaaccaggtgctactacagccagtggagttaggtatgtagtaccaaatttaataggcagattacagtgtgtggttaaaaaaataaatgcttttgatcatctgataagaccctgttctcttcaaaatttaatttttaacagattacaatgtgtaaaaataaatgttattcacttttcttttatttcagaagtccacttttcaagggctacagcggtgagctcccacacccggccaccctcaatcctggaccagtctacgctggaatgaaagcagattctcttccactcatctgcacaatgaacatctcgcctgacaagccacttgtggactccatctttgggaaggtacaagttggcagtgtactgtcctatcaacaaccaccacctccatctgacagtgttgtcatacatgaggatgcacccccattcccgagtctgccactagaatgttaccatctaagcccacctgagtattcatttgcagtgttgggaacgttactttaaaaaagtaattagttatagttactcactacttgttcaaaaaagtaactgagttagtaactgaattactctataataaaagtaactcgttaccagggaaagtaactatttgcgttacagttaaaaaaaaggttatatgccaattaattacgttttttttttttaagcagttttcacagtcagttgaaatgagtagatcagaaaattgtttaacttttgatatttattgcacatctacagaccagtgcaggataaaatcctttaaaatcccaaatctttgaaaaaaaaaaaaaaaagaagcaaaagtgaacagttacactatataaagtgcatttacatctatgaaattaaattaaattctctcaacctgagactggtttgtttacaacagaagtaaacttaaacAATAAatcctctattcttaattaaataaatcaaatacccagtctggtagatattcaggaacttcaagtattttcttaaataatgtttatatcgccttgaaagttctagttttcttcggcttgcacctgacgccatttcggcctcttctccgtttgtgtcgtgtcactcgcgtgcttcggcgcgcgtgtaaaatcactggctctgattggctatcataacgctgccttagccaatcgcttactgacttgttaagttaaacaggtgttacaccgagaactgtgacctatcaggatctgttactcctcactaacctgggcagcggtccgctcgcattagtatatcgatatatagtaacgcaccgcttttaatgaccagtaacgtaaacggcgttgtaacgacaggaaaagtaactaattatattatcccgttactgacaaaatgacgacgttacctaacgccgttatttttaacggcgttattcgcaacactgttcatttgtgccaacacaccaagaacagctacacctaagctcactttctgtgaccttgtcacagtcacaccttattgaggaggcaacaagatcccaaagtgctacacctgagtggcattcacttaggagagaaagagtgactgcctcacatttcagagacgtgagccacgttagaggtccaggtgctgcagaaagcctggcagaaaggataatccgagggacacgacaaacagcacgcATGAAGAGGAGATTTGAAATGGAAacaggggccttaaaggactatgcagttctgaaaaacttgaacttgaccaagtgtggactagtgattcatccagatgcatcttggctgggtgcatcacctgatggacttatatatgacccacttgagcgtccatcatttgggcttgttgaaattaagtgcccaaatgtacaaagctatgtagactgcaaattcctcaaagtggcacaaggcctacacaaattgaaggagagccattgttattattggcaaatccagttccagttattgattactggtatgcagtggtgtgatttagtcatctgtgcccatgatgatatcattgtgcagcgagtttacagagatagcagtttattagaagaggtgaaaaggaggtgtgacatgtttttctttaacacttacatgccaaagtacctctctatgcccaagcaatagaaaatcataatgaagacatgaactcatgaacaattaaaacaatttcaatttgttctgtcaattgtattactattgtattcatttcattttttacaaatacagtaaaagttaagaaatacataatgttgtattgtgttgtgtcaattttacatataaaagtgaaagcattttatacaattaatcatattgcactgtaccttaacattgcagtgTGACGCGGGaagcggcagacggacgagacacagaatcttTCGGTTTTGCTCACGGTCACTTTATTTTAGTGCACACGGATTGCACAATAGTGCACGAGTAACATAAAGTACACACAATGTGCAGACCatagacaacgacaagcacaggacactgcgcgagcgcacattaaatagacagaccacattagccccgcgtgattacgagacgattcacaggtgagacagattatcacacgacatagccataaccacggagatccacagaagcagacaaagcacgtggaccacgtaaacacgcccaaaggggaggggccggggccCTCAACGTGAcatgcagccaatatttacagactagcatgacctaaagcaggggtcggcaacctttttgactcggagccacaaaagcaaaataattggaaatttatttcagtgacgatgacatgtcactcaagcgaaccgaaactaaataccggacatttgtgaaattccacccgaacatttttttaagtctcaaaaataatatacgttaattaaatacctctcattcacacacacgtttactcctgctcactttcattgccctgctctccaaagcatatctccatctttccaagctcacctccacctacttcctactctcactacagatcactatgtcatcagcaaacatcatagtccaaggggactcctgcatAACcccgtccgtcagtctgtccatgacaattgcgaacagtcCTCAttctttaacttccaccacctgatcttaggttccgctcacactctcttcctcttcttcacctccaaaaccatcctacatatcaccatcctatgctgtttagctacactctcccctggtaacaccttgcaatcactaacctctttcaggtttcgtctcctacagaggatatagtggacctgtgtgcatcttcccccactcttatgttaccctgtgctcttcctttttcgtaaagtgttaactacagccatctttatccttttagcaaaatctaccaccatttgtccttccgtattcctttcattaacaacatatctacccaacaccacctcatcaccactgtttcctccaccaacatgtccatttaaatctgctccaataaccactgtctcttctttaggaacctgcaaaacaacttcatctaactctctccagaattcttctttctcctccacatcacaacctacctgaggagcataagtacTGATGaccttcatcatcaccccatcaatctattctaataataataataataataataaaagtgtTGTCGTTGTTTAATTAACTATGATATTGTAAATCATTTTCTCAGTGCTGTAACAAAAACGGAACTGTCCATGTGTGAACACGAAGGGCTTAAATTGACTTGATCACGTTGATTCATCGTGGTCTTCCATGATGAAGTCTGTCAGGCGCCAGACGAAGCCAGTCTTTCATCGGCTTTTCTGCACAGCTTCACATGGACGGGACAGCTGAGGATTTCTCATCGCAGATGCTGCAAGAACAACATTGTTTAATTAGAAAATTACTTGTATGTTTTAGTTTCTAAGATAATTTTGGGCCTAAGGATGAGCCTGTTGCTAATAAGCCATTTAGGCACTATTGCTAAGAAGTGCTAATGAAAAGCTGTGTACATGAAGTTTAGTGGCTGTTCTATGGCTTGTGGGTGTGGAAAAATGATgaaaacacaacaaacagatGAGTGCAGGTACTAATTAGTATGTCTGTGGTTTAGAGCAATACGGCACACTGGATATTATACCTtgaataaatttttccaatgacTGCTTTTCAATTTGGCACTAATTTCTCTTCATATTAGAAGGCAAGCATTTCTAGTTAAATGTATGTGCGTCTTAAGATTTAAGAGTGACACTGAATTGTTTCATGTAATATGCATTGCAAATCATTTCTGAGATATGCCATCTTAAaatttctttaaaagtcagagtTATTTTACTCAGTGGTGTCCAGTTCTATCCAGAAAGGGGCACTTTGGCTGCAGAAGCACACATGATAATTTCTTTAACTGATACCAACGTGAAGCCTTTGTGGATAAGATTGTTCACCCCAGTTGTGACTATAACGTCAAAACTAAGGATCACCAACCAAGATGGTAATTATAAATTATGTCAATTATAAAACAAAGCTATTTGTGATTTGTTTTTTATTGTACTATATTTGTCATGTTTGGTATACTATGGTCTTATTTTCATACTTACATACTACAAGTTCCTTGATGCGAGTGTGCCCAATTCCTTTTTTTCTCCTCTGCCACACCAGTTCAGAGAGACCGCCAGGTGGGGGGCAAAAACCTTTTCACAAATTCTCCATAttgtttttttcattgtttgccCCCCACCTAATGACAGCTTTGACATCTGTAgacaggcaaacagataaatAAAACCAGGGACCGAATTCATAAAAGGTTTTTAAAATTTACAAAGGTATGAGTACAAACATTAAGGAGTTCATAATAATGTTCCTTAAATCAACCctcaggatggatggatggatggatgcagGGTTCGAATTACGGGGTGGATTGGGGGGGTCAGACCCCCCCGTTTAAGGCATCAACCCCCCTAAAGGGGCAAAAccaataatttggggggggggggggtcaaaacatttaaatgtacttctcacatataatgttaaatactacaaaaaaaatgcagtgaaatttacaccctgaaaaaaacttgaccccccccaattatcattgtataattcgcaccctggatggatggatggatggatatctCGTTCTTAATTTTGTACTCGAAAGAAAAGATAATTACTTTGTtcctaaataaatgtttatcttTTACAAGATGTTTACAAAATGTGTACTCTGTGTGAGTTTGTTAAAATGGTATATTTCAGTATATTTTTTGTGTCACTGTTGGTCAAATCATGTTCTAGACGCACGAAATCCTCTGCACACTGGAGGGGGAGTATGTTTTCTTCCAGATCTTCTTCCAGTGGTGTTGGAAGatttctgctcctctctcctgccaTTGCTTGAACAACTGCAGTTAAATGCTGCAGTTGCAGCTGCACCTCACCAGTAGCCTCAAGGATGCATCAATCACTG
This sequence is a window from Brachyhypopomus gauderio isolate BG-103 chromosome 16, BGAUD_0.2, whole genome shotgun sequence. Protein-coding genes within it:
- the LOC143478265 gene encoding uncharacterized protein LOC143478265, translated to MPVVLINSNCSCVAGCGICNHLVALLFQTAHYSESGMSVVPPVLSCTQTEQKWHKPRTMGVKLGPVDAMVVLKPKPGATTASGVRSPLFKGYSGELPHPATLNPGPVYAGMKADSLPLICTMNISPDKPLVDSIFGKVQVGSVLSYQQPPPPSDSVVIHEDAPPFPSLPLECYHLSPPEYSFAVLGTLL